Part of the Pirellulales bacterium genome is shown below.
TCGCATCGGCATCGCGCAACTTCCGCACGATCTGCTCAGGACTATGCCGCGTCCTACGTTTCGTCGTCATTGTGAAAGTCTCCTTGCCCATCGGGCTAAAGACCTTCATAACAACTGGATCAGTTTTTCAACAGCAGGCCATGCGTAAGATGGAAATAGCTGAAAGATTTTATGGACTTGCTAGCGGTAAAAGATAATCACATTTGTCTATGCGCTTTTTGTCCGTATGACGTCCCAGGTGTATTGATGGCTGTGTTGGGGCTCGATACTGGTGTTTAATGCAGGATGCTACAAAATAAGAAGCATCCCGACTTATAAGCCAAACAAACGTGTGGTCCCGTTTCCATTTCGAATCTTTGGGTTGGAGAAATCTATGTTACCGGGACAACCTTTTGAATTGTGGAAGACCATCACGGGAAAAAGCCAAACCATTGCCGTCGTCAAGACTGACGCGATGCGGATCATCCAACTACTTATACCAGCGGGCCAGACAATTCCGAGATATGAGGCTCAAGGAGAAGCTATCCTGCACTGCCTACAAGGCAAAGTCGCGGTATCGGCTCAAGGAGATCATTATTATTTATCTTCGGGTGAGTTACTGTATCTGACAACAAGTGAGCCGTTTTCGCTCAAG
Proteins encoded:
- a CDS encoding cupin, with the protein product MLPGQPFELWKTITGKSQTIAVVKTDAMRIIQLLIPAGQTIPRYEAQGEAILHCLQGKVAVSAQGDHYYLSSGELLYLTTSEPFSLKAKENVSLLVTMIGRTAAGDDTIGS